One window of the Sulfitobacter alexandrii genome contains the following:
- a CDS encoding acetyl-CoA C-acetyltransferase, which produces MSVRNRQRVFLVDGARTPFLKARGAPGPFTPVDLAVQAGRPLLARQPFDRTAFDLVILGCVNVIADEMNPARVAALRLGLGEAMVAFTMQINCGSGMQSIDTAYRYIREGSHQMILAGGTEALSHAPLTLRQSAVEWFGKMNAAKGPLEQAKAMTGIRPEFFKPVVGLERGLTDPITTLNMGQTAEVLAHRFGIDRKSADTYAMQSHHRLAAAQKEGRLNDEVMPAFDRDGQVYDHDDGVRPDSDLEGLAKPKPVFEPPYGKVTAGNASQITDGASWCILASEKAVEAHGLEPLAEITDSEWAALDPAIMGLGPVLSATPIMQRHDLKREDIGLWELNEAFAAQVLSCLAAWNDEDFCREVLGYDSAFGMIDRDRLNVDGGAISLGHPVGTSGNRIVLHLANAMKARGEKRGIATECIGGGLGGAMMLEAVQ; this is translated from the coding sequence ATGAGCGTCAGGAACCGACAACGTGTCTTTCTCGTCGATGGCGCACGCACGCCGTTCCTCAAGGCGCGCGGTGCGCCGGGCCCCTTCACGCCGGTCGATCTGGCGGTTCAGGCCGGCCGCCCGCTCTTGGCGCGTCAGCCCTTCGACCGGACAGCTTTCGATCTGGTAATCCTTGGCTGCGTGAACGTCATCGCGGACGAGATGAACCCGGCCCGTGTCGCGGCGCTGCGCCTCGGCCTGGGCGAGGCGATGGTCGCCTTTACCATGCAGATCAACTGCGGTTCCGGCATGCAAAGCATCGACACCGCCTACCGCTATATCCGCGAGGGAAGCCACCAGATGATCCTGGCCGGCGGGACGGAGGCACTGAGCCATGCGCCGCTGACCTTGCGCCAGTCGGCGGTGGAGTGGTTCGGCAAGATGAACGCCGCCAAGGGCCCTCTCGAACAGGCCAAGGCGATGACGGGCATCCGGCCCGAGTTCTTCAAACCCGTCGTGGGCCTGGAACGCGGTCTGACCGATCCGATCACCACGCTGAACATGGGCCAGACCGCGGAGGTGCTGGCGCATCGTTTCGGCATCGACCGCAAGTCGGCCGACACCTATGCGATGCAAAGCCATCATCGTCTTGCCGCCGCTCAGAAGGAAGGTCGTCTGAATGACGAGGTCATGCCCGCGTTCGACAGGGATGGACAGGTTTACGACCATGACGATGGCGTGCGCCCCGATAGCGACCTCGAAGGTCTGGCCAAGCCCAAACCGGTATTCGAACCGCCCTACGGCAAGGTGACGGCGGGCAATGCGAGCCAGATCACCGACGGCGCAAGCTGGTGCATCCTCGCATCCGAAAAGGCGGTGGAGGCGCACGGGCTCGAACCGCTGGCCGAAATCACCGACAGCGAATGGGCGGCGCTCGACCCGGCGATCATGGGTCTGGGGCCGGTCCTGTCCGCGACCCCCATCATGCAGCGGCACGACCTGAAACGGGAGGACATCGGCCTTTGGGAACTCAACGAAGCCTTCGCCGCGCAGGTGCTTTCCTGCCTTGCAGCATGGAACGACGAGGATTTCTGCCGCGAGGTGCTGGGCTATGACAGCGCCTTCGGGATGATCGACCGCGATCGGCTGAACGTGGATGGCGGCGCGATCTCTCTTGGCCACCCGGTGGGCACCAGCGGGAACCGCATCGTGCTGCATCTTGCCAACGCGATGAAGGCGCGGGGCGAGAAACGGGGCATTGCAACCGAATGCATCGGCGGCGGGCTTGGCGGTGCGATGATGCTGGAGGCCGTGCAATGA
- a CDS encoding ABC transporter permease, protein MTALTPISRTAPSFYVPVVALAGAVAGLFVGTAQGSGLLGIVIGAIAMGALAFVLTRFVSSEKAGIWGSTALLAVIGFLMGGIPALIIGAAFGWFFAWFGYWLYEGRYRRKLPPYLTPGQVLWHFAFRVICGAILVFLITPILVVMPLSFNAENFFTFTPEMLRFDPDGYSLKHYRDFFNSSDWQAALRNSLMIAPVATLLSVSFGTLAAIGLSQPHVPFRRAIMAVLISPMIVPLIISAAGMYFFYSRIGLQGTYLGVVLAHAALGIPFVIITVTATLVGFDPSLTRAAANMGASPVRTFFKVQMPLILPGVISGGLFAFITSFDEVVVVLFVGSAGQKTLPWQMFIGLREQISPTILAVATLLVTISILLLTTLELLRRRSERLRGMSPS, encoded by the coding sequence ATGACCGCACTCACGCCAATCAGCCGAACTGCCCCGTCCTTCTATGTGCCGGTGGTCGCCCTCGCCGGGGCGGTTGCAGGGCTCTTCGTCGGCACCGCGCAGGGCAGCGGGCTTCTGGGCATCGTCATCGGCGCCATCGCGATGGGCGCCCTCGCCTTCGTCCTGACCCGGTTCGTATCCTCGGAGAAGGCAGGCATCTGGGGCAGTACCGCCCTCCTCGCCGTGATCGGCTTCCTTATGGGGGGCATCCCCGCCCTGATCATCGGCGCGGCCTTCGGGTGGTTCTTCGCGTGGTTCGGCTACTGGCTGTACGAGGGACGGTACCGCAGGAAACTGCCGCCCTACCTCACACCCGGACAGGTCTTGTGGCACTTCGCGTTCCGGGTGATCTGCGGCGCGATCCTCGTGTTCCTGATCACCCCGATCCTCGTGGTCATGCCGCTCAGCTTCAATGCCGAGAACTTCTTTACCTTCACGCCCGAGATGCTGCGGTTCGATCCGGATGGATACTCGCTCAAGCACTACCGCGACTTCTTCAACAGCTCCGACTGGCAGGCCGCGCTGCGCAACTCGCTGATGATCGCGCCGGTGGCGACGCTCCTGTCGGTCTCCTTCGGAACCTTGGCGGCGATCGGCCTGAGCCAGCCGCACGTCCCGTTCCGGCGGGCGATCATGGCGGTCCTCATTTCTCCGATGATCGTGCCGCTGATCATCTCGGCGGCGGGCATGTACTTCTTCTACAGCCGTATCGGGCTTCAGGGCACCTATCTCGGCGTCGTGCTCGCGCACGCGGCGCTGGGGATTCCCTTCGTCATCATCACCGTGACGGCGACACTCGTCGGCTTCGACCCCTCGCTCACACGGGCGGCGGCCAACATGGGCGCCTCGCCGGTGCGGACCTTTTTCAAGGTGCAGATGCCGCTTATTCTTCCCGGCGTGATCTCGGGCGGGCTGTTTGCCTTCATCACGTCCTTCGACGAGGTCGTCGTTGTGCTCTTCGTCGGCTCCGCCGGGCAGAAGACACTGCCCTGGCAGATGTTCATCGGTCTGCGCGAACAGATCAGTCCGACGATCCTTGCCGTGGCGACCCTGCTGGTGACCATCTCCATCCTGCTGCTGACCACGCTCGAGCTGCTGCGGCGGCGATCGGAGCGATTGCGCGGCATGTCGCCAAGCTGA
- a CDS encoding acyl-CoA dehydrogenase: MSSIRAKYITKPIHKWAKGALPALSSTESEALQAGEVWWEAELFSGNPDWKKLHAVKAPRLSEEEQAFFDGPVQELCGMIDDWKINHEDGDLPDEVWQFLRDKKFFGMIIPKSYGGLEFSAFAHSEIVRYISSRSVAAAVTVMVPNSLGPGELLHQFGTKEQKDHWLPRLADGRELPAFGLTSAEAGSDASAMIDTGVVCKGMWEGEEVLGLRLNWAKRYITLSPVCTVLGLAFQMRDPDGLLGDQEDIGITCALVPTDLDGVETGRRHLPSSTMFMNGPTTGTDVFIPLDNIIGGQEYAGRGWMMLMSALAAGRGISLPSMGCAAIALSAHTTGAYSRIRQQFNLPIGKFGGIQDRMGRLAADSYAMDAARHLTCAGLDEGRALSVISAIMKAHATFRMREALNDAMDVHSGKAVIDGPSNYLLPLYRAVPIGITVEGANIVTRSLIIFGQGSIRAHPHMLDNMLALQEEDEQKSLEMFDKSFWAHVGHTTKTLFRAWGRAITGGRTGTTANFGPAKPIYQELSRWSAAYALTADFAFLTLGGALKRKEMISARMGDILSEMYILSAALKRWEDEGRQEADLPVLQYAADAGFKRIQVALDEVIANMPARWAAYILRFITLPGATRRGPNDRLTAKVSDVIYEPSEARDRVIGRLHGGKEGDGIHTLNACFAKVVEMAPVMKRLRDARKTPEQAKEAGTLSDSELTQIKEMNTLVDKVVAVDDYTPEELSRIFKDHGATSSDDYRATPREAAE; encoded by the coding sequence ATGTCCAGCATTCGCGCAAAGTACATCACCAAGCCAATTCACAAGTGGGCCAAGGGGGCTCTTCCCGCACTTTCGTCAACCGAAAGCGAAGCGCTTCAGGCCGGCGAAGTGTGGTGGGAAGCGGAACTCTTTTCGGGCAATCCCGACTGGAAGAAGCTGCATGCCGTCAAGGCCCCGCGTCTGAGCGAAGAGGAACAGGCGTTCTTCGACGGTCCGGTGCAGGAACTTTGCGGGATGATCGACGACTGGAAGATCAACCACGAGGACGGTGATCTTCCCGACGAGGTCTGGCAATTCCTGCGCGACAAGAAGTTCTTCGGGATGATCATTCCGAAATCCTATGGCGGGCTGGAATTCTCGGCCTTCGCCCATTCCGAGATCGTCCGCTACATCTCTTCCCGCTCCGTCGCGGCTGCGGTCACGGTGATGGTCCCCAATTCGCTTGGCCCCGGCGAATTGCTGCACCAGTTCGGGACGAAAGAGCAGAAAGACCACTGGCTGCCCCGCCTGGCCGACGGCCGGGAACTGCCCGCCTTCGGTCTGACCAGCGCCGAAGCCGGGTCCGACGCATCGGCGATGATCGACACCGGCGTTGTCTGCAAAGGCATGTGGGAGGGCGAGGAGGTGCTCGGCCTGCGGCTGAACTGGGCAAAGCGCTACATCACGTTGTCGCCCGTCTGCACGGTGCTGGGTCTGGCCTTCCAGATGCGCGACCCCGACGGGCTGCTGGGCGATCAGGAGGATATCGGCATCACCTGCGCGCTGGTGCCGACAGACTTGGACGGGGTCGAAACCGGGCGGAGGCACCTGCCGTCCTCGACCATGTTCATGAACGGCCCCACCACCGGGACGGACGTTTTCATTCCCCTAGACAACATCATCGGCGGCCAGGAATACGCCGGGCGCGGATGGATGATGCTGATGTCGGCGCTGGCCGCGGGGCGCGGCATTTCGCTGCCCTCCATGGGCTGTGCGGCCATCGCGTTGTCTGCCCATACGACAGGCGCCTATTCCCGGATCCGCCAGCAATTCAACCTGCCCATCGGCAAGTTCGGCGGCATTCAGGATCGCATGGGCCGCCTCGCCGCGGATTCATACGCGATGGACGCGGCGCGTCACCTGACCTGCGCCGGACTGGACGAGGGACGCGCGCTCTCGGTCATCTCCGCCATCATGAAGGCGCACGCGACCTTCCGGATGCGCGAGGCGCTCAATGACGCGATGGACGTACACTCCGGCAAGGCGGTGATCGACGGGCCGTCGAATTATCTGCTGCCGCTTTACCGGGCGGTGCCGATCGGCATCACGGTCGAAGGCGCCAACATCGTGACCAGAAGCCTCATCATCTTCGGGCAGGGTTCGATCAGGGCGCATCCCCACATGCTCGACAACATGCTGGCCCTACAGGAGGAGGACGAGCAGAAGTCGCTCGAGATGTTCGACAAGTCTTTCTGGGCGCACGTCGGTCACACGACCAAAACGCTTTTCCGCGCCTGGGGCCGTGCCATCACGGGCGGCCGCACGGGCACGACGGCTAACTTCGGTCCGGCCAAGCCGATCTATCAGGAGCTGTCCCGCTGGTCCGCGGCATACGCGCTGACCGCCGACTTTGCCTTTCTCACGCTGGGCGGCGCGCTCAAGCGCAAGGAGATGATCTCGGCCCGGATGGGCGACATCCTGTCGGAAATGTACATCCTGTCCGCCGCTCTCAAACGCTGGGAGGACGAAGGACGGCAGGAAGCGGATCTTCCGGTGCTGCAATATGCCGCCGACGCCGGCTTCAAGCGCATCCAGGTCGCGCTGGACGAGGTGATCGCGAACATGCCTGCCCGCTGGGCAGCGTACATCTTGCGGTTCATCACCCTGCCCGGTGCCACCCGCCGGGGCCCGAATGACCGGCTCACAGCCAAGGTCAGCGACGTGATCTACGAGCCGTCCGAGGCGCGCGACCGCGTGATCGGCCGTCTTCATGGCGGCAAGGAAGGCGACGGCATTCACACGCTCAACGCGTGCTTTGCCAAGGTCGTGGAAATGGCACCGGTCATGAAACGCCTGCGCGACGCCAGAAAGACGCCCGAACAGGCCAAGGAAGCCGGTACGCTCAGCGACAGCGAACTGACGCAGATCAAGGAAATGAACACGCTTGTCGACAAGGTCGTGGCGGTCGATGACTACACACCCGAAGAGCTGTCGCGGATCTTCAAGGACCACGGTGCCACGTCGTCGGATGACTACCGCGCCACGCCCCGCGAGGCTGCGGAATGA
- a CDS encoding acetyl-CoA hydrolase/transferase C-terminal domain-containing protein: MADLPQLFTDAEAMARAIFEKAGGHVRLALPLGLGKPVTLVNALTRLAAKDSTLSLSIFTALTLRRPDPGTEMERRFLEPAMDRLFGAYPELEYAKLIADDALPENITVSEFFFQAGTWIGNGYAQRHYIAANYTHARDVLIAQKPNVLCQLVSPGTDRFSLSCNTDISADLFDMRERGEMDFMAVGETNAHLPYMPGPDAEVDRSAFEMMLTPDTPFDLFSAVRRPVSDAQYAIGLHVARRIRDGGTLQIGIGAIGDAVAQALLLRESAALDRIWADAPFPLSGDDTAPFETGLYGVTEMLVGGMLSLFEAGILRREVDGAAIHAGFFVEARDVYRRLREMPEAQRAKIAMKPVSFTNALYGDEDAKRAARQHARFVNGGMQVSLLGDAMSDSAKPGQVVSGVGGQFNFFEQAFALRDGRAILTLPATRTKNGETGSNIVWQLPVTTVPRHMRDVVVTEYGAADLRGQTDEEVIKRLICIADSRFQGDLLQEARKAGKIPRDWDVPQAHRRNTPERLSAWLSPYRETLLPDFPFGTDFNEIEQTLLPALSRLGNAASDKRALVGLIWASIARKPHPEEGAAMDRMGYAAASTLMEPMQARALRGALRLSAPDRRPEA, translated from the coding sequence TTGGCTGACCTGCCGCAGCTTTTCACCGATGCGGAAGCGATGGCGCGGGCCATCTTTGAAAAGGCAGGGGGCCATGTGCGCCTTGCCTTGCCGCTTGGGCTGGGCAAGCCGGTCACGCTGGTCAACGCCCTGACCCGTCTGGCCGCCAAGGACAGCACGCTGTCACTTTCGATCTTCACGGCGCTGACCCTGCGCCGTCCCGACCCCGGCACCGAGATGGAGCGGCGGTTTCTGGAACCGGCGATGGACCGGCTGTTCGGGGCCTATCCGGAACTGGAGTACGCGAAACTGATTGCCGACGACGCCCTGCCGGAAAACATAACGGTGTCCGAATTCTTCTTTCAGGCGGGAACCTGGATCGGCAACGGCTACGCCCAGCGTCATTACATCGCCGCCAACTACACCCACGCCCGCGACGTGCTGATCGCGCAGAAACCGAACGTGCTTTGCCAGTTGGTTTCACCGGGCACGGACCGCTTCAGCCTGTCGTGCAACACGGATATCTCGGCCGATCTGTTCGACATGCGCGAGCGGGGCGAGATGGATTTCATGGCGGTCGGCGAGACGAACGCGCACTTGCCCTACATGCCCGGCCCGGATGCCGAGGTCGACCGTTCAGCGTTCGAAATGATGCTCACACCCGACACGCCGTTCGATCTGTTCTCGGCGGTCCGCCGCCCGGTGTCCGACGCGCAATACGCCATCGGTCTGCACGTGGCGCGCCGGATCCGGGACGGCGGCACGTTGCAGATCGGGATCGGCGCCATCGGCGACGCCGTGGCGCAGGCGTTGCTCCTGCGCGAGAGCGCGGCGCTTGACCGTATCTGGGCGGACGCGCCCTTCCCGCTGTCGGGTGACGACACCGCACCCTTCGAGACAGGCCTCTACGGTGTGACGGAGATGCTGGTGGGCGGCATGCTGTCGTTGTTCGAGGCCGGCATCCTGCGACGCGAAGTGGACGGCGCCGCCATTCATGCGGGCTTCTTCGTCGAGGCGCGCGACGTCTATCGGCGGCTGAGGGAAATGCCAGAGGCGCAACGCGCCAAGATCGCGATGAAACCCGTCAGCTTCACCAACGCGCTCTATGGAGACGAGGATGCCAAGCGCGCGGCGCGCCAGCACGCCCGCTTCGTCAACGGAGGGATGCAGGTCAGCCTTCTGGGCGATGCCATGTCCGACAGCGCAAAGCCCGGGCAGGTGGTCAGCGGGGTGGGCGGACAGTTCAACTTCTTCGAGCAGGCCTTTGCCCTGCGGGACGGACGCGCGATCCTGACCCTTCCGGCGACACGGACCAAGAACGGCGAAACCGGGTCGAACATCGTCTGGCAGCTGCCCGTCACCACGGTACCGCGCCACATGCGCGACGTCGTGGTCACGGAGTACGGCGCGGCGGACCTGCGGGGCCAGACCGACGAAGAGGTGATCAAACGTCTGATCTGCATCGCCGACAGCCGGTTTCAGGGCGACCTTCTGCAGGAGGCCCGCAAGGCAGGAAAGATCCCGCGGGACTGGGACGTGCCGCAGGCGCATCGCCGGAACACGCCGGAACGCCTGTCGGCGTGGCTCAGTCCTTATCGGGAGACCCTTCTGCCCGACTTCCCCTTCGGCACCGATTTCAACGAGATCGAGCAGACGCTGCTGCCCGCCCTTTCCCGCCTTGGCAACGCCGCGTCGGACAAGCGGGCGCTGGTCGGTCTCATCTGGGCATCCATCGCCCGAAAGCCGCATCCCGAGGAAGGCGCCGCGATGGACCGGATGGGATACGCAGCCGCCTCGACGCTGATGGAACCGATGCAGGCGCGCGCCCTGCGCGGGGCGCTGCGGCTGTCGGCGCCCGACCGGAGGCCGGAGGCCTAG
- a CDS encoding ABC transporter permease — translation MSDVTETTAPIPQDPPDREAKKSDGKIRAADGTSLKRSLNRALRRQKLRALVLIAPLLIFVLVTFIAPIADMLFRSVENQIVAETLPRTTETLADWDSTSGDLPGAPVYKALYEDLFIAQERKLHTRLGSRLNYELTGASSLFRKSGRGVDDIGEVYQDQFEDFDEFWEDGENWNSFMGSDAWLADIQAWDEDSGDRQPRFEMRDGIAEFFPRTAEKYEIYADVIQNEEEDYLYDEDPWALIYSAFYDDLTGPNGDMAAAYNGPAAAQIQAAAAAAADFETVDYPAAFAEIDRDWARTPIWQTIQTYSGPFTNGYFLNAVDMQKTPDGPELRPENQRIYGTLFLRTLFMSLMITGSCILLGYPVAWLLANLPARTANLLMILVLLPFWTSLLVRTSAWKVMLQQQGVINDTLVWLGIVSDAGRLALINNQTGTIIAMTHILLPFMILPLYSVMATIPPAYLRAAKSLGATNWTAFWRVYFPQSVPGIGAGSILVFILSIGYYITPEIVGGTTGTFISNRIAYHISSSLNWGLAAALGAILLAVVLGLYWAYDKIVGIDNVKLGG, via the coding sequence ATGAGCGATGTGACCGAGACGACCGCGCCGATCCCACAGGATCCCCCCGACCGGGAGGCAAAGAAATCCGATGGCAAGATCAGAGCCGCGGACGGTACGTCGCTCAAACGCAGCCTGAACCGCGCCCTGCGCCGTCAGAAGCTGCGCGCGCTGGTCCTGATCGCCCCGCTTCTCATCTTCGTTCTCGTCACCTTCATCGCGCCCATCGCCGACATGCTGTTCCGCTCCGTCGAGAACCAGATCGTCGCCGAAACCCTGCCGCGCACCACCGAAACGCTGGCGGACTGGGATTCCACCTCAGGTGATCTGCCGGGTGCCCCGGTCTACAAGGCACTCTACGAAGACCTGTTCATCGCGCAGGAGCGCAAGCTGCACACCCGCCTCGGTTCGCGGCTGAACTACGAACTGACCGGCGCATCCTCGCTGTTCCGCAAGTCGGGCCGCGGCGTCGACGACATCGGCGAGGTCTACCAGGACCAGTTCGAGGATTTCGACGAATTTTGGGAAGACGGCGAGAACTGGAACTCCTTCATGGGCTCCGACGCCTGGCTGGCGGATATCCAGGCCTGGGACGAAGACTCCGGCGACCGGCAGCCCCGGTTCGAGATGCGCGACGGGATCGCCGAATTCTTCCCCCGGACCGCCGAAAAGTACGAAATCTACGCCGACGTCATCCAGAACGAGGAAGAAGACTACCTCTATGACGAAGACCCGTGGGCGTTGATCTATTCCGCATTCTACGACGACCTCACCGGCCCGAACGGCGACATGGCCGCCGCGTATAACGGCCCCGCTGCGGCACAAATCCAGGCCGCCGCGGCAGCCGCCGCGGACTTCGAGACGGTGGATTACCCCGCCGCCTTTGCCGAGATCGACAGGGATTGGGCGCGAACCCCGATCTGGCAGACGATCCAGACCTACTCGGGCCCCTTCACGAACGGCTATTTCCTGAACGCGGTCGACATGCAGAAGACCCCGGATGGTCCAGAGCTGCGGCCCGAGAACCAGCGTATCTACGGCACCCTGTTCCTGCGGACGCTGTTCATGTCGCTGATGATCACCGGCAGCTGCATCCTGCTTGGATACCCGGTGGCATGGCTGCTGGCCAACCTGCCCGCGCGCACCGCGAACCTGCTGATGATCCTTGTGCTGCTGCCCTTCTGGACCTCGCTGCTGGTGCGGACTTCGGCCTGGAAGGTGATGCTGCAACAGCAGGGCGTTATCAACGACACGCTGGTCTGGCTCGGCATCGTGTCGGACGCGGGCCGGCTGGCGCTGATCAACAACCAGACCGGCACGATCATCGCGATGACGCACATCCTGCTGCCTTTCATGATCCTGCCGCTCTATTCCGTCATGGCGACCATTCCGCCGGCCTACCTGCGCGCGGCCAAGAGCCTCGGCGCGACCAACTGGACAGCGTTCTGGCGGGTCTACTTCCCGCAGTCCGTGCCGGGGATCGGCGCGGGGTCCATCCTCGTGTTCATCCTGTCGATCGGCTACTACATCACGCCCGAGATCGTCGGCGGCACCACCGGGACGTTCATCTCCAACCGGATCGCCTATCACATTTCCAGCTCGCTCAACTGGGGCCTCGCCGCCGCACTGGGGGCGATCCTGCTGGCGGTCGTGTTGGGGCTTTACTGGGCCTACGACAAGATCGTCGGCATCGACAACGTGAAACTGGGGGGCTAG
- a CDS encoding 3-hydroxyacyl-CoA dehydrogenase NAD-binding domain-containing protein has product MTGKVLEFLGETKLELGPAGPRKGQWRTGRDEDGILWLVLDKQDSSANTISQDVLRELDEHVAGAEADLPKALVIRSAKPAGFAAGADITSFDALSDDGADELLKQGHDVLDRIEALKCTTICVVHGAALGAGFELALACDLRIATPGASFGFPEVQLGLHPGLGGTFRLPALIDPLEAMTMMLTGKTAHTDRAKSLGIADKVVEERHIAAAVRAAADGKVDAHEQGLKARALGFEQARSLVARQMRSKTEKQAPEEHYPAPYALIDLWEEYGDDRREMQKGEIHSFASLLKTDTSRNLRRVFFLRQNLKDAGRGEDGIEHVHVIGAGAMGAEIAAMAAIRGKRVTLGDVQTDPLGKTIKQAAKICKDKHLSGIETRDALDRLMPDPKGYGIASADLVIEAATEKPDTKEKIYAGLKGRMKKVAILASNTSSLSVDALAGASPETARFAGLHFFNPVSRIDLVEVVRGEGTSDETADRLAAFCGSIGKLPALVTDYPGFVVNRALTPYLMEAMALMNEGVSKEVIDTAAIRFGMPMGPVTLADQVGLDIGLHVAESLRDNLEKPMAEITDDLRQKVEAGDLGKKTGKGFYDWSDGTPHPDADLSEAPKDLTDRLILPMLDACVEVLRRGVAESEDQVDGAMIFATGWAPFRGGPMHYAHTRGPKDIVARLRELQEKHGDRFAPDEGWDSLG; this is encoded by the coding sequence ATGACCGGAAAAGTTCTCGAATTCCTCGGTGAGACCAAGCTCGAGCTCGGTCCCGCAGGTCCGCGCAAGGGCCAGTGGCGCACGGGCCGTGACGAGGACGGAATCCTGTGGCTGGTGCTGGACAAGCAGGACAGTTCCGCGAACACCATCTCGCAGGACGTGTTGCGAGAGCTTGACGAGCATGTGGCCGGCGCAGAGGCAGATCTGCCCAAGGCGCTGGTGATCCGCTCTGCCAAACCCGCCGGTTTCGCTGCGGGCGCTGACATTACCAGTTTCGACGCGCTGTCGGACGACGGTGCGGATGAGCTTCTGAAGCAGGGCCATGACGTTCTGGACAGGATCGAGGCGTTGAAATGCACGACGATCTGCGTGGTGCACGGGGCGGCGCTGGGTGCGGGCTTCGAGCTGGCCCTCGCCTGCGACCTGCGGATTGCCACGCCCGGCGCCTCCTTTGGCTTTCCCGAAGTTCAACTCGGTCTTCATCCGGGCCTTGGCGGTACGTTCAGGCTGCCCGCGCTGATTGATCCGCTCGAAGCCATGACGATGATGCTCACCGGCAAGACCGCGCATACCGACCGGGCGAAATCGCTCGGGATCGCGGACAAGGTGGTGGAGGAACGCCACATCGCCGCAGCCGTGCGTGCCGCGGCGGATGGCAAGGTCGACGCCCATGAACAGGGGCTCAAGGCCCGCGCGCTGGGGTTCGAACAGGCCCGGAGCCTCGTTGCGCGACAGATGCGCAGCAAGACGGAAAAACAGGCGCCCGAAGAACATTACCCGGCGCCCTACGCGCTGATCGACCTGTGGGAAGAATATGGCGATGACCGCAGGGAAATGCAGAAAGGCGAGATCCACAGTTTTGCCTCGCTTCTCAAGACGGATACGTCCAGGAACCTGCGCCGCGTCTTCTTTCTTCGGCAAAATCTGAAGGATGCCGGACGGGGCGAGGACGGGATCGAACACGTCCACGTCATCGGCGCCGGGGCCATGGGTGCCGAAATCGCGGCCATGGCTGCCATTCGCGGGAAACGCGTCACGCTGGGCGACGTCCAGACCGATCCGCTGGGCAAGACGATCAAGCAGGCGGCGAAGATTTGCAAGGACAAGCACCTGTCTGGCATCGAAACCCGCGACGCGCTTGACCGGTTGATGCCCGATCCCAAGGGATACGGCATCGCGTCCGCCGATCTCGTCATCGAGGCCGCGACGGAAAAGCCGGATACCAAGGAAAAGATCTATGCCGGCCTGAAAGGGCGGATGAAAAAGGTCGCGATCCTTGCGTCGAACACATCGAGCCTGTCGGTGGATGCGCTGGCCGGTGCGTCACCTGAAACGGCGCGCTTCGCGGGCCTGCATTTCTTCAACCCCGTGTCGCGTATCGACCTTGTCGAAGTCGTGCGGGGGGAAGGGACAAGCGACGAAACGGCCGACCGCCTTGCCGCCTTTTGTGGCAGCATCGGCAAGCTGCCCGCGCTGGTCACGGATTATCCGGGTTTCGTGGTGAACCGCGCGCTGACGCCCTACCTGATGGAGGCGATGGCGCTGATGAACGAAGGGGTGAGCAAGGAGGTGATCGACACCGCCGCGATCCGTTTTGGCATGCCGATGGGGCCGGTGACGCTGGCGGATCAGGTCGGGTTGGACATCGGCCTGCACGTTGCGGAATCTCTGCGCGACAACCTAGAGAAACCGATGGCCGAGATTACCGACGACCTGCGTCAAAAGGTCGAAGCGGGGGATCTGGGCAAGAAGACCGGCAAGGGTTTCTACGACTGGTCGGACGGCACGCCGCACCCCGATGCCGACCTGTCCGAGGCGCCGAAGGATCTGACGGACCGGCTGATCCTGCCGATGCTGGACGCCTGCGTCGAAGTGTTGCGCCGTGGCGTGGCGGAAAGCGAAGACCAGGTGGATGGCGCGATGATCTTTGCGACCGGCTGGGCGCCGTTCCGGGGCGGTCCGATGCATTACGCCCATACGCGCGGCCCAAAGGACATTGTCGCCCGTTTGCGTGAATTGCAGGAAAAGCACGGCGACCGGTTCGCACCGGACGAGGGATGGGACAGCCTTGGCTGA